The DNA sequence GGATGAGATAGATATTGGGCTTTCACTTTAAATATTGGGCTCGGCCTTTTTCATAGGCCCCCCTCACCCGCCCCAAATGATTAACTCCAGATGGCTGACAAGTATAGGCAAAACAAAATTTGccataataaatcattttatagGTAAATAATACTTAGAGATATtaactaatttattaaattacttataaatgataagtattatcatattattgatttattttttcacttatCTTTTAAAAGATTGGCTTATCCGttagaatatattaaaatttcatttaataaaacaaaagcatatcatcttggtactacttttaacttcaattaattataaacaataattctgaacttatcaaatttattaaccaaattttgaatactaaataatttaacattattttattagatttgtATTTCATTGTTTCAAGCCATTAGTAATTTGTCAATCATTGATAAACTGCCATATCATTGTAAAACACAtggaaaagaattttttttttaaatttttttttttgggtaataatacATGGAAAAGtatttgattgataatttatgtcacaactttattttattttatttgtagggTCTCAGCTTACTATGCTATGCGATCCTCttaatttgttataaaatataaaaagctaTAAGTAAAACTGAAGCCCTTTGATACTAATTTCTGtgataaatccaatccaaatataaaACCCAACTATTAATTATTCGATATAGCAGGCAATTTACAACGGCATTGCAGACAATTTGTTGAAAATGGAATCAACCTGTGAGGGTTAAAAGTATTCAACAGCTcataaatgtaaaaatataactCCCACCGATCCAGCGTATATTGAATTGCGTGGAAGGTTTAAGGCTCTCTACTTGCAGATTACAATCGCATTCAAAAGGTTCAAGAAATATCCAAGAGCACTTTTAAAGACTACATGATTGGCTAAACATTCACGAGTATCTCCCTGTTTAAATTCCCACAGGTCGGAAGCACTTTCCAATACTTAGTGAGCTTCTTGTATCTCAAACGAACAAGTGTTTAAATTCCCCATTTGCAAGCTGACAAAGCTGATTGTAGCTATGCGTGTCTGCCAAGatggagaaaaaataaaaataataataataaataaataaagaaaaaaaaaaatcagtattTCAGAAGCCACGAGAGAAGTGAATCAAACAATTTTCTTCAAAAGCCAAATAACAACTACAATCGCAATATGATGTCATAAATAATGTCAACTTCCAACAAGCACTTGCACTTTTGGAGTTTGCTTATTGATAGTTAAACTACTATGACTTAGCTCCTTGCTATTAAGTgtgaattcaataaataaaatgtggAGGTTAGAACTTCAGAGATATCAATGTAGAATGAAGAAACTTCTACTGGATGGTGGAATGAGTACTATACAGCATACAGACATGTATGCAAGACGCAAAAACATTTTGTAATCCACATACAAACTCATCTCAGGGGTTGATTTCAAGTTGCTAGTTATGCTTCCATAGTCTTAGCAGCTGTTTAACAACTGTAAGTATGTTTTGGGACCTACATGCTATCTTGCACACAACTCTCATACTTCCATTGAAACTGGAAGCTAAAGCCATTTTCTATTATCGTTCTTCACCCAAATCATAAACATTTAAAGCAGCTTTCCACATATATAAAGAAGGGCTTATAGATTAACCATTACTTAAAGAAATACAGAAACAATCCTTCAGAAGATTTCGAAAGAAATGAAAGTTTTTAGTCACTTCTAAAATAACAACAATTCTAGGGCCTGGAGGTAATGGAAGAGTAAAAGCCCTTACCAATTGTATCGCCAAAATTGGTCCAAACTTCAGCACGAATGGATTTTTCACTGTCAGCAACACCAATGACCTCAACAAAAGTTGTGAGGGCAAAGGGTGGCGATCCTTTAACAACTAGCTGGTTTTCATCTGTAGATTTTCCAGTTACATTTCCACCATCAGATCGGATAACCTGAATCAATGCCCGAACCCTCCGTCCAACATGCATGTGCAGCAGCTCAGCATTTACGAAAACTGCAGGGTTTGATGTATCCATATCCTGCAAAACCATCTAAGGGTACCTTCTTAGGAACCAGTGTAGTCAGGCTAAAAAAGGAAAGCTTCCGTGTCCCAACTGCAGTACAGCCATGCAACTAATATTATCCTTACTCATGAAAAGCATATACTTGTATCTCTCTACACAGCTGAACTAGAATACAACTTCAAGAGTCACTACATAATAGTTCTTATACATTTTCAGAGACCGATTTTCTGAAGAGGCTTTCTGGATGTCTCTTCACTAGAACTTATAGCGTCTAAGTATATACATAAAAGCAAGTGTATCATGATTACAGCTACAACAGATACATCAGCACTCATTTTCCAGCAGCTTCAAGGCCAGAAACATGGGAGACAAATCttattcaaaatcaaatttatgaataCAAACATGCTTCTTCCAAattcaagatataaatataattactatGTTAGCATTTCTGAGAAAAAGTGTAAGAGACCTGGCGAATCAAATTTCACAAGAGAGAA is a window from the Ziziphus jujuba cultivar Dongzao chromosome 11, ASM3175591v1 genome containing:
- the LOC107432089 gene encoding replication protein A 14 kDa subunit B isoform X3, yielding MVLQDMDTSNPAVFVNAELLHMHVGRRVRALIQVIRSDGGNVTGKSTDENQLVVKGSPPFALTTFVEVIGVADSEKSIRAEVWTNFGDTIDTHSYNQLCQLANGEFKHLFV
- the LOC107432089 gene encoding replication protein A 14 kDa subunit B isoform X4, with the protein product MDTSNPAVFVNAELLHMHVGRRVRALIQVIRSDGGNVTGKSTDENQLVVKGSPPFALTTFVEVIGVADSEKSIRAEVWTNFGDTIDTHSYNQLCQLANGEFKHLFV